One part of the Pecten maximus chromosome 9, xPecMax1.1, whole genome shotgun sequence genome encodes these proteins:
- the LOC117334790 gene encoding uncharacterized protein LOC117334790, giving the protein MLMPNFGENEKHRKGTISDLSSVLSTIREVPEIMEFWNQVLQFMKDLSLSSNSAKYPAIVEPFKYLFRSIPDKSVKKHPEIVNNWIPVFIEVLQKAPTTSLETWAYEAAETMACKCAVTKDSPTDWFKIVKGLLKCQNLEAALSAYRILYKENFMEIWNWKKHEKDAFEILDIIAKIDFPTEGKVKVMEEEEEEEDDEDYEEKEELSDEIWQHYADIIKTLQDQFGLAKISEKLVPAVAEILIKTMEKRSKFLNRYVYEIYQELEFEQQLTVVPGLIQRLVVLVLDREYPWDHTGFICCRNLLRKGLSSYSTGKEMPVDLNKAYIKVILFTMETKDLPYIVGLRSSETIYLEIATYIMETFISKHLQTGSHKAVNALVPALIKQRSHEVEQLQKSAISALKYVASTGPALLTPHLDTFIKWYQTSHSTDDLDLIQKPYKVSKGFTKEQFKVVLQAMMADQSETSKGMQSALILDMAEKQPQLFTQQDIDGMIQKYVDSKDSQYNTLLAFSKVLVKKPDLFGNNMIEHVLKNPNVDLAYAIDVIGVSLASHKKGMVKTIMKEFMNLSKRCQNTDDQITVINGARSLAVMQGTDLLEPYRSYFEDLQESGETLPLREMAILMLTALDGKDKGGINEDFKERLARLEAEMAETKDDVKDVKKDVDKQTRVIKTVKTDVINVKKNVKDVKKDLEETKIKVEEVDNKTMTNAPKWSRDLTKLMNPKTEHDWRLLAQRLGYTPQDIKGWATQHDPCMGLLSEWYATHKTIEATHAILNILQEMNRMDGAAIVENAMKAVEDVVEEEVDYATPPPIFLSYQWGHQNEVKLLRNHLLMAGYECWMDIGQMGGGDKLFEKIDNGIRGAKLIICCVSEKYAKSPNCNREVNLSVNLGKPMIPLLMEKMAWPPKGSMGPIFSEYLFVRFFQRGGEETDDQRYWPVPKFQELLMQLNMYKAMPDESIMSGEYKDWWVPVTEEIVITKKKDGGQSSQVQTTSQEEESSPDVFLSYQWGKQNQIKQLYRRLSELGYSCWMDIYQMGGGDSLYDKIDKGVRGCKVVLSCVTTKYALSANCRREVSLADSLKKPMVPLLLEKIDWPPTGPMSMVFTQLLFINFYRDETVQLTWVGDKFDELHTKIKENISPFAVENSKVVPSHAPKKEEQKEKVKPEGTNEQQQPMVPLQPQQQQMVAHQPVGKPVAPQPPPKQSSTCVVL; this is encoded by the exons ATGTTGATGCCAAATTTTGGAGAAAACGAAAAACACCGCAAGGGAACAATTAGTGATCTTTCATCTGTTTTAAGTACCATCAG AGAAGTACCAGAAATAATGGAGTTTTGGAACCAAGTCCTCCAGTTTATGAAGGATCTGAGTCTGTCCAGTAACAGTGCTAAATATCCAGCAATTGTTGAACCTTTCAAGTACCTGTTTCGCTCAATACCAGACAAGTCAGTCAAA AAACATCCAGAAATTGTAAACAATTGGATACCAGTGTTTATTGAGGTTCTGCAGAAGGCACCAACCACGAGTCTGGAAACATGGGCATATGAAGCTGCTGAAACAATGGCATGTAAATGTGCTGTAAC aaaagaTTCACCTACTGACTGGTTTAAAATTGTGAAAGGACTTCTGAAATGTCAAAACCTTGAGGCCGCACTTTCAGCTTACAGAATACTGTATAAGGAAAATTTCATGGAAATATGGAACTGGAAA AAACATGAGAAAGATGCATTTGAGATTCTTGACATAATTGCAAAGATAGATTTTCCTACGGAAGGTAAAGTGAAAGTGatggaggaggaggaggaagaggaagATGATGAGGATTATGAAGAAAAGGAAGAGTTGAGTGATGAAATATGGCAACACTATGCAGATATCATAAAGACCCTACAGGATCAGTTTGG gTTGGCCAAAATCAGTGAAAAACTGGTACCAGCTGTGGCAGAAATACTCATTAAGACCATGGAGAAGCGCTCTAAATTTCTAAACAGATATGTATATGAGATCTATCAGGAGCTAGAGTTTGAG CAACAACTGACAGTTGTGCCTGGTCTCATACAGAGATTAGTGGTGTTGGTACTGGATAGAGAATACCCCTGGGATCATACAGGCTTCATCTGTTGTCGCAACTTGTTAAGGAAAGGACTCAGCTCCTACAG TACTGGAAAGGAAATGCCAGTGGACCTTAACAAAGCCTACATCAAGGTCATACTGTTCACCATGGAAACCAAGGATTTACCCTATATTGTTGGATTGAGATCAAGCGAAACAATATACCTTGAAATAGCGACATATATAATGGAGACATTTATTTCCAAG caTTTACAAACTGGCAGTCACAAAGCGGTCAATGCACTAGTTCCTGCCTTGATAAAACAGAGGAGTCATGAGGTGGAACAACTACAAAAATCAGCCATATCTGCCCTTAAGTACGTCGCTTCAACTGGACCAGCCCTGCTGACTCCTCATCTTGACACTTTCATCAAATGgtatcaaacttcacacagcACAGATGATCTTG ATTTAATCCAAAAACCTTACAAAGTCAGCAAGGGATTTACCAAAGAGCAGTTCAAAGTTGTCCTACAAGCCATGATGGCCGACCAATCAGAGACTTCCAAAGGGATGCAGTCTGCTCTCATACTAGACATGGCTGAGAAACAACCCCAG CTATTCACCCAACAAGACATTGATGGGATGATCCAGAAATATGTAGACAGCAAAGACTCTCAGTACAACACCTTGTTGGCCTTCAGTAAAGTCTTGGTTAAGAAACCGGACCTGTTTGGGAACAATATGATAGAACACGTTCTGAAAAATCCCAATGTGGATTTAGCATACGCTATCGATGTCATAGGAGTCAGCTTAGCATCACACAAAAAG GGGATGGTGAAAACCATCATGAAGGAATTCATGAACCTCTCCAAACGATGTCAGAATACAGATGATCAGATAACAGTGATCAATGGTGCCAGATCCCTGGCCGTCATGCAGGGAACAGATCTTCTTGAGCCGTACAGATCTTATTTCGAGGATCTGCAGGAGAGCGGAGAAACCCTTCCATTGAGAGAAATGGCTATTCTCATGCTGACTGCTTTGGATGGAAAAGA TAAAGGAGGCATTAATGAGGATTTCAAGGAACGACTAGCACGACTGGAGGCTGAGATGGCCGAAACCAAAGATGATGTGAAGGATGTGAAGAAGGATGTGGACAAGCAGACACGTGTGATAAAAACTGTAAAGACGGACGTTATCAACGTCaagaaaaatgtaaaagatGTAAAGAAAGACCTGGAGGAGACAAAAATTAAAGTTGAAGAAGTCGATAACAAG ACAATGACCAATGCCCCTAAATGGTCAAGAGATTTGACCAAGCTGATGAACCCTAAGACGGAACATGATTGGAGACTTCTGGCCCAGAGGTTGGGATACACCCCACAGGACATCAAGGGCTGGGCGACCCAACATGACCCCTGTATGGGTCTCCTCAGTGAGTGGTACGCCACCCACAAGACGATAGAGGCCACCCATGCCATATTGAACATTCTACAAGAGATGAACAGGATGGATGGAGCCGCCATTGTGGAGAATGCCATGAAAGCTGTTG AGGACGTTGTAGAGGAGGAGGTAGATTATGCCACACCTCCGCCAATCTTCCTAAGTTACCAGTGGGGTCACCAGAATGAGGTTAAATTGCTTAGGAATCATCTATTAATGGCTGGGTATGAGTGCTGGATGGACATCGGACAAATGGGAGGTGGAGACAAGCTGTTTGAAAAGATTGACAATGGAATCCGTGGGGCAAAGCTCATCATATGTTGTGTTTCTGAGAAGTATGCCAAATCTCCTAACTGTAACAGGGAG GTCAACCTGTCTGTCAATCTGGGAAAGCCGATGATTCCCCTCCTGATGGAGAAGATGGCCTGGCCCCCTAAGGGTTCCATGGGACCCATCTTCAGTGAGTACCTGTTTGTGAGGTTCTTCCAGCGAGGTGGGGAGGAGACTGATGACCAACGCTACTGGCCAGTCCCTAAGTTCCAGGAATTGTTGATGCAGCTCAACATGTATAAAGCCATGCCTGACGAATCTATCATGTCCGGAG AGTACAAAGACTGGTGGGTCCCTGTGACTGAAGAAATCGTTATCACCAAAAAGAAAGATGGAGGTCAAAGTTCACAAGTTCAAACAACATCACAG GAAGAAGAGTCGTCACCAGACGTGTTTCTGTCATACCAGTGGGGCAAACAGAATCAGATCAAACAATTATACAGGAGACTGAGCGAGCTTGGATACAGCTGTTGGATGGATATTTACCAGATGGGAGGCGGGGACTCGCTTTACGACAAAATCGACAAAGGTGTACGGGGATGTAAGGTTGTCCTGAGCTGCGTAACAACCAAGTATGCGCTGTCGGCCAACTGTCGCCGGGAGGTCAGTTTGGCTGATTCTCTCAAGAAGCCGATGGTCCCCCTCCTCCTAGAAAAGATAGACTGGCCCCCTACCGGACCGATGAGTATGGTCTTCACCCAGCTTCTATTTATCAACTTCTACCGTGACGAGACCGTCCAATTAACCTGGGTTGGAGATAAATTTGATGAGCTTCATACCAAGATCAAAGAAAACATTTCTCCGTTTGCTGTTGAGAATTCAAAAGTTGTCCCAAGTCATGCCCCCAAAAAAGAAGAACAAAAGGAAAAAGTAAAGCCTGAAGGGACCAATGAACAACAACAGCCAATGGTACCACTGCAGccccaacaacaacaaatggTAGCACACCAGCCAGTAGGCAAACCTGTGGCACCGCAACCACCACCAAAACAATCCTCAACTTGTGTAGTGCTCTGA